In a single window of the Sphingosinicella microcystinivorans genome:
- a CDS encoding tannase/feruloyl esterase family alpha/beta hydrolase, protein MRHVLATILAASALTSLAQSAPAVAAADDTPAARCEALNHLGLEAVADSPGQIVATAYVAGRQATPDEQEMFAYRGVTQGNPTPPLGSFPDHCRVEGYVTPNVKFMMMLPPPPQWNNRFMLAACEGWCGKVNPDTLVPGLHHGYASITNDGGHYSREPFDGIWAHRNIEARINFAHRANHVTAQVGKAIAAAYYGSRPKFSYIAGFSKGGNAGLFTAQKYPEDFDGVFSMAPVVNYNPKNAAHFPWIAKAVYPDGKTPLLYSDKVPLIHGAVTKACDAIDGLRDGIIGDPRKCDFDPGVLLCKAGQSEARNECLNAAQVEAVRKIYAKPTTADGTVYFDYRVDPGSEQEWPIAILPERGNPIQPFVLTGAATGLKYMAIRDNPGPGYDWMGFDYPARKAEIDEMSEILDPDSVDLTAFKARGGKIIIVHGWADAYISAAMTVDWFEKMQAFMGGRTQTDTFAQLYVVPGISHEGGGPAPHIFDALTPLVDWVENGKAPERLLLSDPADAAPLRTRPAFPYPAYAKYRGKGDPNAAESFHRAE, encoded by the coding sequence ATGCGACATGTCCTTGCCACGATCCTCGCCGCCTCGGCGCTGACCAGCCTCGCGCAGTCCGCGCCCGCCGTGGCGGCGGCCGACGACACGCCCGCCGCGCGGTGCGAGGCGCTCAATCATCTCGGCCTCGAGGCGGTCGCCGATTCGCCGGGCCAGATCGTCGCCACCGCCTATGTCGCCGGCCGGCAGGCGACGCCCGACGAGCAGGAGATGTTCGCCTATCGCGGCGTCACCCAGGGCAACCCCACGCCGCCGCTCGGCAGTTTCCCCGATCATTGCCGCGTCGAGGGCTATGTCACGCCGAACGTGAAGTTCATGATGATGCTGCCGCCGCCCCCGCAGTGGAACAACCGCTTCATGCTGGCGGCGTGCGAGGGCTGGTGCGGCAAGGTCAACCCGGACACGTTGGTGCCGGGCCTCCACCACGGCTACGCCTCCATCACCAACGACGGCGGGCACTACAGCCGGGAGCCGTTCGACGGGATCTGGGCGCACCGCAACATCGAGGCGCGCATCAATTTCGCCCACCGCGCCAACCATGTCACCGCGCAGGTCGGCAAGGCGATCGCGGCGGCCTACTATGGCAGCCGCCCGAAATTCTCCTACATCGCGGGCTTCTCGAAGGGCGGCAACGCCGGGCTGTTCACGGCGCAGAAGTATCCGGAGGATTTCGACGGCGTGTTTTCGATGGCGCCCGTCGTCAACTACAACCCGAAGAACGCCGCGCATTTCCCGTGGATCGCGAAGGCCGTCTATCCGGACGGCAAGACGCCCCTGCTCTACAGCGACAAGGTCCCGCTGATCCACGGCGCCGTCACGAAGGCGTGCGACGCCATCGACGGCCTCCGCGACGGCATCATCGGCGATCCGCGCAAATGCGATTTCGATCCCGGCGTGCTGCTCTGCAAGGCGGGGCAGTCGGAAGCGAGGAACGAATGCCTGAACGCGGCGCAGGTGGAGGCCGTCCGCAAGATCTACGCGAAGCCGACCACCGCTGACGGAACCGTCTATTTCGACTACCGCGTCGATCCCGGCTCGGAGCAGGAATGGCCGATCGCCATCCTCCCCGAGCGCGGCAATCCGATACAGCCGTTCGTGCTGACCGGCGCGGCGACCGGCCTCAAATACATGGCGATCCGCGACAATCCCGGCCCCGGCTACGACTGGATGGGCTTCGACTATCCGGCCCGCAAGGCGGAGATCGACGAGATGTCGGAGATCCTCGATCCCGATAGCGTCGATCTCACCGCGTTCAAGGCGCGCGGCGGCAAGATCATCATCGTCCACGGCTGGGCGGATGCGTACATCTCCGCCGCCATGACCGTCGACTGGTTCGAGAAGATGCAGGCGTTCATGGGCGGGCGCACGCAGACGGACACGTTCGCGCAGCTTTATGTCGTGCCGGGCATCAGCCACGAAGGCGGCGGCCCTGCCCCGCATATCTTCGATGCGCTGACGCCGCTCGTCGACTGGGTCGAGAACGGCAAGGCGCCGGAACGGCTTCTGCTGTCGGACCCGGCGGACGCCGCGCCGCTGCGCACGCGACCGGCGTTCCCGTATCCGGCCTATGCGAAATACAGGGGCAAGGGCGATCCGAACGCGGCGGAGAGCTTCCACCGCGCCGAATAG